The Pectobacterium wasabiae CFBP 3304 DNA segment AGGGACGAAGATGACACGTTATCACGTGGACTTCTTGGGCCCATTGGGTAAAAACCTGACTCAGGCTTGGGCTGTTGCCATGGCGCTGGGTGTAGAAGATAAAGTTACTCCGCTGATGTTTGACGCTGTTCAGAAAACACAGACCGTACAAAAACCAGAAGATATTCGCGCAGTCTTTGTTAACGCCGGTGTGACTGCGGAAGAATTTGATAGTGCTCTGAATAGCTTTGTTGTGAAATCTCTGGTTGCTCAGCAGGAAAAAGCGGCGGCAGATTTACAATTACGCGGCGTTCCAGCGATGTTCGTTAATGGTAAATATATGATCAAGAACGATGGTCTTGATACTAGCTCAATGGACGCTTACGTAAAACAGTATGCTGATGTGGTGAAATTTCTCATTACTAAGAAGTAATCACTTATGAGCCATGCGGGTTAACCGCATGGCTTTATACCTTCAAGACGTTCACTCTCTTATCTTTTATATCTCACCGTCTACAATCTCTATTTATCTTTTTGTTTATATCCACAAACTGGATGACGGTTTATCATTCCTCAAAAATAAATGATTTATATTATAACCTAATGAAATTAATGAATATAAAATAAATCCATTAGATAAAAGGAGAAATTAATAATTACGCGAATAAAACTACTCACAAACTTATCCACAGGAAGATCTTGCGAAGATCCATGCAAAATCAACCAATATCTTACGTTAAGGATCGTCTCTTCCTTCGACCTATGGCATGCTTAGTGCTATGACAGACTAACAACGATCACGGCAGGTTATGGCTCAGATTGCAGAAAATCCCTTAATACTGGTAGACGGTTCATCTTATTTGTATCGCGCCTATCACGCTTTTCCACCGTTAACAAACAGTGCGGGGGAAGCAACCGGTGCAATGTATGGCGTATTGAATATGCTACGCAGTTTATTGCAGCAATATAGCCCCAGCCATGTTGCCGTTGTTTTTGATGCAAAAGGGAAAACGTTTCGCGATGAGTTGTTTGAAAACTATAAAGCTCACCGCCCACCTATGCCAGAGGATCTACGCGAACAGATAGAGCCTCTGCATAATATGGTGAAAGCGATGGGGCTACCGCTTCTGGCGGTTTCTGGCGTAGAAGCGGACGATGTGATTGGTACACTCGCAGTGCAGGCGGAAAAAGCGGGTAAGTCGGTGCTGATTAGCACCGGCGATAAAGATATGGCACAACTGGTGACACCGAGCGTGACGCTCATTAATAC contains these protein-coding regions:
- the dsbA gene encoding thiol:disulfide interchange protein DsbA, whose product is MKRLWLALIGVVLAFSASAAEFSDGKQYVELDKPATQEPQVLEFFSFYCPHCYQFEQVYHVPDAVKKALPEGTKMTRYHVDFLGPLGKNLTQAWAVAMALGVEDKVTPLMFDAVQKTQTVQKPEDIRAVFVNAGVTAEEFDSALNSFVVKSLVAQQEKAAADLQLRGVPAMFVNGKYMIKNDGLDTSSMDAYVKQYADVVKFLITKK